A window of the Lactuca sativa cultivar Salinas chromosome 5, Lsat_Salinas_v11, whole genome shotgun sequence genome harbors these coding sequences:
- the LOC111899536 gene encoding tobamovirus multiplication protein 1: protein MASSSPSTKGLIWFKYIADTQSFTGDINLLNEWWNGVDGSQKWQEGVFYALCAAYALVSLIALVQLVRIQMRVPEYGWTTQKVFHLMNFVVNGLRAVQFGFYWRVFHTKPKVLDMILLDLPGLLFFSTYTLLVLFWAEIYHQARSLPTDKLRPAYFIINGIVYVLQICIWMYMRFSKTAAAVEIAELFFSVISLGAAVGFIVYGGRLFVMLRRFPIESRGRQKKLHEVGFVTGICCTCFLIRCVMVAIAAFDQNADMHVLNHPILDFAYYMVVEILPAALVLFILRKLPPRRVSDQYHPIK from the exons ATGGCATCGTCATCTCCCAGTACGAAGGGTCTCATATGGTTCAAATATATAGCAGATACACAGAGCTTCACAGGTGACATAAACCTGTTGAATGAATGGTGGAATGGGGTCGACGGATCCCAGAAATGGCAGGAAGGCGTGTTCTACGCTCTCTGTGCTGCTTATGCACTCGTCTCTCTGATTGCTCTG GTGCAACTTGTTCGAATTCAAATGAGAGTACCTGAATATGGTTGGACAACACAAAAGGTTTTCCACTTGATGAATTTTGTGGTCAATGGAT TGAGAGCTGTTCAATTTGGATTCTACTGGAGGGTTTTCCACACAAAACCAAAA GTATTAGACATGATATTGTTGGATCTTCCTGGCCTTTTGTTTTTCTCAACTTACACATTACTTGTATTATTCTGGGCTGAGATATATCACCag GCAAGAAGTCTTCCAACTGATAAACTCAGACCTGCATACTTCATTATAAACGGAATTGTGTATGTCCTTCAG ATATGCATCTGGATGTATATGAGATTCAGCAAAACTGCTGCTGCTGTGGAAATCGCTGAGCTGTTCTTTTCAGTTATCTCACTTGGTGCTGCTGTAGGGTTCATTGTATATGGTGGAAG GTTGTTTGTAATGCTAAGGAGGTTTCCAATTGAATCAAGAGGGCGTCAAAAGAAGTTGCATGAG gtgggatttgtgactgggatttgCTGTACTTGTTTCTTAATAAGATGTGTGATG GTTGCAATCGCTGCATTTGACCAAAATGCTGACATGCATGTTCTAAACCACCCTATCCTTGATTTTGCATACTACATG GTAGTGGAGATTTTGCCAGCTGCTCTTGTTCTTTTCATCTTGCGAAAACTGCCACCAAGGCGAGTATCAGATCAGTACCATCCGATTAAATGA
- the LOC128125987 gene encoding glutathione S-transferase T3-like — protein MQPSPRPQPKKKKGKKPARPTTNQERVPWTKEEEEKLAEAWVAASEDPIVGDSQTYGSFWEKVRAIFYELMESQARNADQITSKWRDIRLKCTDFGGINNNLLNIHKSGSNDFDVFKAAMDQYEKTTPTRKAFPYMKLWLKLKDSPKWKEQTEGSSQSSGSKRSRNPDGTSQQSDG, from the coding sequence ATGCAACCTTCACCACGACctcaaccaaaaaagaaaaaaggaaaaaaaccgGCCCGACCCACTACCAACCAAGAAAGGGTCCCAtggacaaaagaagaagaagaaaagttagCGGAGGCATGGGTGGCGGCTTCCGAAGATCCAATTGTAGGAGATAGCCAGACGTACGGAAGTTTTTGGGAAAAAGTCCGAGCCATTTTTTACGAGTTAATGGAAAGTCAAGCTCGAAATGCCGATCAAATTACGTCGAAATGGCGAGATATTCGATTAAAATGCACCGATTTTGGAGGAATCAACAACAATCTCCTAAACATACACAAAAGCGGTTCgaacgattttgatgttttcaaggcggCCATGGACCAATATGAAAAAACAACGCCTACACGCAAAGCTTTTCCGTATATGAAGTTGTGGCTAAAATTGAAAGACTCCCCAAAATGGAAAGAGCAAACGGAAGGAAGTTCCCAATCTTCCGGTTCAAAGCGTTCGAGAAACCCCGATGGAACTTCTCAACAATCGGACGGCTGA